One Aegilops tauschii subsp. strangulata cultivar AL8/78 chromosome 7, Aet v6.0, whole genome shotgun sequence genomic window carries:
- the LOC120968971 gene encoding uncharacterized protein, with amino-acid sequence MHFDGSKMRLGLGAGILLSSPKGDRLKYTLEIHFAASNNVAEYEALVHGLWLAKELGIRRILCYGDSDLVVQQSFGEWDAHDSNMASYRFLIQKLSGFFAGCEILHVPCAENEAADTHAKIASSRQSVPSGVSLEHLHKPSVKLSPDSESIHIPADPAAPRPGPGTAPADPAAPQPGPGTAPANPATPQSEPEMVAVFAVATAPSWALPISEFLENRVLPMDETEARQVQRQGECGHHAASRSLVAKAFRHGFYWPTALEDAESLVLKCEGCQRFSKRSHQPASALRTIPISWPFAWIEARPIKKLDGPTAVQFIKDIAVRYGMPNSIITDNGTNFAKGALAQYCSVSGIRLDLASVAHPQSNDQVERANGLILSGIKPRLVEPLIRSPSSWLDELPAVLWSLLSMPNSKKIKPLAFREGDLVFRLVQEQTGQHKLSSPWEGPFIISKALCNRNAYYPIDACKRKRDTAGEETTRPWNAELLCPFYS; translated from the exons atgcacttcgacggctcaaAGATGCGACTCGGCCTGGGGGCCGGCATCCTGCTGTCCTCCCCCaagggcgaccggctcaagtacaCACTagagatccacttcgccgcctccaacaacgtcgccgaatATGAAGCCCTTGTGCACGGCCTCTGGCTTGCTAAGGAACTTGGCATCCGGCgcatcctgtgctatggcgactcggacctAGTGGTGCAGCAGAGCTTCGGTGAGTGGGACGCCCACGActccaacatggcaagctaccgcttcctcatCCAGAAACTGTCCGGATTCTTCGCGGGCTGCGAGATCCTCCACGTCCCGTGCGCAGAGAACGAGGCGGCCGACACGCACGCCAAGATCGCATCATCTCGGCAGTCCGTCCCATCCGGCGTCTCCCTCGAGCATCTACACAAACCGTCCGTCAAGCTGTCTCCGGACTCCGAGTCCATCCACATCCCAGCCGACCCGGCCGCGCCTcgacccggcccggggactgctccaGCTGACCCGGCCGCGCcgcaacccggcccggggactgctccaGCCAACCCGGCCACGCCTCAATCCG AGCCCGAAATGGTGGCCGTCTTCGCCGTGGCGACGGCACCGTCCTGGGCCCTGCCCATCTCGGAGTTCCTGGAGAACAGGGTCCTCCCCATGGACGAGACTGAAGCCCGGCAAGTGCAGCGCCAG GGCGAGTGCGGGCACCATGCCGCCTCACggtccctggtggccaaggctttccgccatggtttctactggcccactgcTCTCGAAGACGCAGAGTCGCTCGTCCTGAAGTGCGAGGGATGCCAGCGCTTCAGCAAGCGCAGCCACCAGCCGGCGTCGGCACTCCGGACCATCCCGATCTcctggccgttcgcg tggatcgaagcaagaCCGATCAAGAAGCTGGATGGGCCAACGGCCGTCCAATTCATCAAAGACATCGCGGTGCGCTACGGCATGCCGAACAGCATCATCACAGACAACGGCACTAACTTCGCCAAGGGCGCGCTCGCGCAATACTGCTCCGTctccggcatccgcctcgacctAGCTTCCGTTGCGCACCCGCAGTCCAACGACCAGGTCGAGCGGGCTAACGGCCTCATCCTATCCGGCATCAAACCGCGACTCGTCGAGCCGCTCATCCGTTCACCCAGTAGTTGGCTTGACGAGTTGccagccgtcctctggagtctcctCAGCATGCCAAACAG caagaaaatcaagccccTCGCTTTTCGAGAGGGAGACCTTGTCTTCCGGCTCGTCCAAGAACAGACTGGCCAACACAAGTTGTCCTCCccatgggagggccccttcatcatcagcaaggcctTGTGCAACCGCAACGCGTACTACCCCATCGACGCCTGCAAGCGCAAGAGGGACACCGCCGGCGAAGAAACAACCCGGCCCTGGAATGCAGAGCTCCTCTGCCCGTTTTACAGTTAG
- the LOC109771647 gene encoding uncharacterized protein, translating to MTKLGLEAKDLEPTRTVFRGIVPGLSCSPIGEVRLDVLFGGSSHFRREPIWFEVVDLSSAYHALLGRPAVTKFMAVPHYAYWKLKLPGPKGLITITGDYRKSTECA from the coding sequence atgaccaagctcggcctcgAGGCCAAGGACCTAGAACCGACCCGGACGGTCTTCCGCGGCATCGTTCCCGGCCTCTCCTGCTCCCCAATCGGCGAGGTCCGGCTCGACGTCCTGTTCGGCGGCAGCAGCCACTTCCGACGCGagccgatctggttcgaggtggtggacctgtccagcGCGTACCATGCACTGCTGGGCCGGCCCGCGGTCACCAAATTCATGGCGGTTCCCCACTACGCCTACTGGAAGTTGAAGCTGCCGGGTCCAAAGGGACTCATCACCATCACTGGCGACTACCGCAAGTCCACAGAGTGCGCCTGA